A window of Massilia sp. NR 4-1 genomic DNA:
TGATTCAAACGCGCCGTAAAACAGCCTTTCGGTGATGCGCCGCTAGCAGGAACAGGGCCGGCCCTGCTAGGATATGTGGACAGTGTCCACATATCCCTCTTGCAACCATGACGAAACAGCAGCGCGTCACCACCACCATTGCCGACGGCCTGGCCTATGTGCGCCTGTCACGTCCCGAGCAGCACAACGCCATCGATTTCGACATGCTGCATGCGGTGGTGAAGGCCGCCCGCAGCCTGCGCAAGCAGCCCGGCGTGCGCGCCGTGATCGTGCATGGGGAAGGCCCATCGTTCTGCTCCGGCCTGGATTTCAAAAGCGTGCTGGCGCGGCCCATGCGCGGGCTGCTGCACTATGCCCAGCTGTGGTACGGCTGGCGCAATAACTTCCAGGACTGGAGCATGGGCTGGCGCGACGTGCCGGTGCCCGTGATCGCGGCGATCCACGGCAACTGCTTCGGCGGCGGCATCCAGCTCGCGCTGGGCGCCGACATCCGCATCGCCACGCCGGATGCGCGCCTGTCGCTGATGGAAGCGAAATGGGGTCTGATTCCCGATATGGGCGGCGTGGCCCTGCTGCGCGAGCTGGTGCCGATCGATGTGGCCAAGGAGCTGGTGCTCTCCGGCCGCGTCTTCAGCGGCGCGGAGGCGAAAGAACTCCAGCTCGTCACCCACCTGGCCGACGATCCGCTGGCGGCGGCCGAAGCCCTTGCCGCCGAACTCTCGACCCGCTCGCCGGACGCCCTGGCCGCCGGCAAATTCCTGCTGCAGCGGGCCTGGAGCAAATCCGAATCCGGCGCCCTGGCGCAGGAACGGCGCTGGCAGCGCCGGCTGATGGGCTTTGCCAACAACCGCATCGCCATCCAGAACAACAAAGGCAGCAAAAATCCGCAGATCCAGGCGTTCAAACCGCGCAGCATCCAGCGCTGACACGGCAAATCGCTGCCGCTTCAAAAAATTCCATAAAAATCGCTTGCAATTCAATCGCACACTATCTATAGTGTGCACATGGGCGCTGCAAACATTAAGCGGAATCCCTACAAATAGCACACTACTGAATCGTTAACTATTAAACTGAAAGGATTTCATCATGTCGATCAAACAAGTTCTGTACCGCGCCAACGCCAAATCCACCGGTGGCCGCGAAGGCCGCTCCGTCAGCAGCGACGGCGTGCTGGACGTGAAACTGACCACGCCGAAAGAACTGGGCGGCAATGGCGCCGTCGGCAGCAATCCGGAACAGCTGTTCGCCGCCGGCTACTCGGCCTGCTTCATCGGCGCCATGAAATTCGTCGGCGGCCGCGACAAGATCGCCGTGCCGGCCGACACCTCGATCGACGCCACCGTGGGCATCGGCGCCATCGAAACCGGCTTCGGCATCGAAGTGGAACTGAAAATCTCGCTGCCGGGCCTGGACCGCGCCACCGCCGAGAAACTGGTGCAAGCCGCCCACATCGTCTGCCCTTACTCGAACGCCACCCGCGGCAATATCGACGTGACCCTGACCATCGTTTAAGAAGCCGTACAATGGTCGCCTCACTTCACAGGGGCGATCATGATCGAATGGCAGTGGCGGGACTTTGACGGCATTCCGGGCCGGGATTTGTATGAGCTGCTGCGCCAGCGCCAGGAGGTGTTCGTGCTGGAGCAGCAGTGTCTCTATCCCGATCTGGACGGCTACGACCAGGGCGCCCACCACCTGCTGGGCTGGCGCGAGGTTGGCGGCAAGCGCGAGCTGGCCGCCTATCTGCGCTGCATCGCGCCCGGCGTGAAATTTCCGGAAATGTCGCTGGGCCGCGTGCTGACCACGGCCGCCGCGCGCGGCATCGGCGCGGGACGGCTGCTGGTGGCCGAAGGCGTGCGCCAGGCTGAATTGCAGCATCCGGGCCACCGCATCCGCATCGGTGCGCAAGCGCATCTGGAACAGTTCTATGCCGGCTTCGGCTTCCAGGCCATCTCCGCGCCCTACGACGAAGACGGCATCGCGCACATCGACATGCTGCGCTGAACGCTCAGAAAGTCACGATGAAGCGCGCGCTCGGGCCGGGCCTCCCGCACTGTGGGCAGGCTGCGATAGCTGCCGACAAAATCGGCCAAGCTGGCGGCGGGCCGCTTCGGCTGGCGCGTGCTGCGCAGCGGCCAAATGCAGGACGCATGAGGCGCCGACCGGAAATGAAAAGGGCGGCCCACAGGCCGCCCTTTTCCCTTATGCCCTACGGCTTATTTCGGGTAGACGCTCACCAGCTCGAACTCGAACAGCAGGCCGGTATTCGGCGGAACTGAGGGCGGACGGCCATTCGGGCCATAAGCCAGGGCGCTCGGCACGGCGACCAGGCGTTTGCCGCCAAGGCGCATGCCGAGGATGCCCATTTCAAAGCCAGGCACATAGTTGTTGCCCGCGCCCAGCGGAACGCTCAACTGGCCGGCGTCCAGCTTGGTGCCTTTCTTGTCCACCGCATCGCGGTTGTAGATATAGGTCACGTAGCGCACGTCGACGCGGTCGCCGTTGGCCACCGGGTTGCCGCTGCCGACGGCGATCTCGGTCTTGGTCAGCTCGGCGACTTGGGTCAGCGGGTCCAGGACCACGGGTTCGGAATAGTCTTTGGCGCCGCCGCAGGCTGCGAGAGCCAGGGCACATGCCAGGGTAGCAATCTGTTTGAAAATCGAGTTCATCTTCGCCTTCTGTTTTACTGGATGTCGGAGTGGTCGCACACGCATCCGTGCGCCGATCGGAGCAGCAGTTTAGCAGACTGCCCCGGACGGGATTTAAAAGTACATTTTCTTACAAAATTTATGTCTCAAATTTCCACCTGCGTGCCCAGTTCGATCACACGGTTGGTTGGAATCTGATAGTAATCGGCGGCGCCGCGCGCATTGCGCGACATGGCCACGAACAGATGCTCGCGCCACGGGGCCATGCCGGCGCCGGGGGCCGAGATCACGGTCTGGCGCGCGATGAAGAAGGAGGTTTCCATCATCTCGAACTGCAGGCCATGCTCGGCGCACATCTCCAGCACCTTCGGAATATCGGCTTCGTCCTTGAAGCCGTAGTACACATTGAGCTGGTAGCAGTCGTGGCCCAAAGGCGTGATGCGCACCTGCTCGGCCGGCGGCACCCAGGGCTCTTCCACGATATGAATGGTGAAGAAGACCACGCGTTCGTGCAGCACCTTGTTGTGCGAGAGGTTATGCAGCAGCGCATGCGGCACGCCGTCGCTCTCGCCGCGCAGGAAGATGGCGGTGCCCGGCACGCGCAGCGGCGGCGCCATGAACAGGGAATTGAGGAAGTCTTCCAGCGGGATCGCGTGCTTTTCCAGGTTCTTGAACACCAGCTGGCGGCCGGTGCGCCAGGTGAGCATGGTGGTAAACAGGATGCCGCCCAAGAGCAGCGGGAACCAGCCGCCGTGGAACAGCTTGAGCGTGCTGGCCGAGAACAGCATGATGTCGATCACGATGAAGAAGCCGGTGGCAGCAAAGCACAGCAGCAGCGGCAGCTTCCAGCGGTAGCGGATCACGAAGAAGGTCAGGACGGTGGTGGCCAGCATGGTGGCGGTGACGGCGATGCCGTAGGCGGCGGCCAGGTTTTCCGAGGAGCCGAAACCGACCACGGCCAGCAGCACCACGGCCAGCTGCAGCCAGTTCACGGCCGGGATGTAGATCTGGCCGATCTCGCTTTCGGAGGTATGGCAGATGCGCATGCGCGGCAGCAGGCCGAGGGCGATAGCCTGCTTGGTCATGGAGAAGGTGCCGGAAATGGTCGCCTGCGAGGCGATCACGGTCGCCATGGTGGACAGGATCACCAGCGGATAAACGCTCCAGGCGCCCAGTTGCTGATAGAAAGGATTGGAAATCGCCTCGGGATGGGCCAGCAACAGACCGCCCTGCCCCAGATAATTCAGGGCCAGCGCCGGGAAGGCGATCAGGAACCAGGCCATGCGGATCGGCTTTTTGCCGAAGTGGCCCATATCGGCATACAGCGCCTCGGCGCCGGTGAAAGCCAGCACCACCGCGCCCAGCGCGACGAAGGCGATGAAGCGGTTTTCATACATGAAGACCAGCGCATGCCAGGGATTCACCGCCGCCAGAATGGCCGGCGACTTGACGATATTGACGATGCCCATGGCGGCCAGCGCGGCAAACCAGATCACCATCACCGGCGCGAACCATTTGCCGATGCCGGCCGTGCCGTGCGACTGCACGGCGTACAGGGCCACCAGCACGACGATGGTGAGCGGCACCACATAGGGGCTGAAAGCGGGCGTCGCCACTTCCAGGCCTTCGATGGCCGACAGCACCGAGATGGCGGGCGTGATCACGCTGTCGCCATAGAACAGGGTGGCGCCGAACACGCCCACCAGCAGCAGCATGGTGTGCCAGCGCGAATGGCGGCTGACCGAGGACAGGGCCAGCGCCATCAGGGCCATGATGCCGCCCTCCCCGCGGTTGTCGGCGCGCAGCACCAGGGTCACGTATTTGAGCGAAACGATCAGGGTCAGACCCCAGAAAATCAGGGAAACGATGCCAAGCAGATTGGGGGCATTCAAAACCAGGCCGTGCTCGGGATCGAACACGGTCTTCAAGGTATACAGGGGGCTGGTGCCGATATCGCCATACACGATACCGACGGCCGCCAGCGTCAGGGCGACGAGGCTGCTTTTTTTATGTTGTTGCGACGTCAAGTTTTCACCCGGTTTTGTTATGGTGCATCGCACAATAAAAGATGTGTATGCAATTTGCAAGCGATTTTGCCACGGCTGCGGCCGCCGCTCCAAGCATCCCATTCTAGCCCCGGGCGGGACCGCTCAGCGCCAATTGTGCATTTCCGCGATAATTCCAGGTTCCGCCCACCGTCTTTTGCGCGCAACCATGAACACCGGCATCCTCTATGCAGTCCTGGCCTTTTTGTGCTGGGGCTTGTTTCCCCTGTATTTCCACGCCCTGGGCGCCATGCCGGCCATGGAAATCCTGGCGCACCGCATGCTGTGGTCCCTGGTCTTCCTCCTCATCGTGCTTTTGCTGCGGCGCCAGTGGAGCTGGCTGGGCGCGGTGCTGCGCCAACCCAAGGTGCTGGCCAGCTTTATCGCCAGTTCCCTGCTGCTGAGCGCGAACTGGTTTGTGTATATCTGGGCCGTTAACAACGGCCATGTGATCGACGCCAGCCTCGGCTATTTCATCAATCCCCTGTTCAATGTGCTGCTGGGTCTGCTGGTACTCAAGGAAAAACTGCGGCGCGGCCAGTGGCTGGCGATCGGCGTGGCGGCCAGCGGCGTGCTGTGGCTGACCTGGCAGGCAGGCCAGTTGCCGTGGATCGCCCTGCTGCTGGGTATTTCCTTTGGCGGCTACGGCCTGCTGCGCAAGACGGCCGCGCTGGCGGCGCTGGAAGGCTTGTCGTTTGAAACCCTGCTGCTGTTCCCGCTGGCGGCCGGCTATGTCGTCTGGCTCACGCTGCACGGCGCGAATACCTTCCTCAACACCGACAGCAGCGCCATGCGCTGGCTGCTGGCGGCGGCCGGGCCGATCACCGCCGTTCCGCTGCTGCTGTTCGCGGCCGGCGCGCGCCGCATTCCGCTGTCGGTGCTGGGCATGCTGCAATACATCTCGCCGACCATGCAGATGCTGCTCGGCATGTTCGTCTTCCACGAAGCCTTCTCGTCCGAGCGCCTGGCCGGCTTCATCGTGATCTGGAGCGCGCTGGCCCTGTACATGGCCGAGGGCTGGTGGGCCAGCCGGCGCGCCGCGTAAAGGCGCAAAAGCATGGCTTGCGGACGCGCTTTGGCGTATCCTTGTTGACCTTTGTAAAAAAATCGAGATTTCCTAATGGCAAATTACGTCTATACCATGAACCGCGTGGGCAAAATCGTCCCGCCCAAGCGCCAGATTCTGAAAGATATTTCGCTGTCCTTCTTCCCAGGGGCGAAGATCGGCGTGCTGGGCCTGAACGGCTCCGGTAAGTCGACCTTGCTGAAAATTATGGCCGGCATCGACACCGACATCCAGGGCGAAGCGCGCCCGATGCCGGGTCTGAACATCGGCTACCTGCCGCAGGAACCGCAGCTGGACCCGGAACAGACCGTGCGCCAGGCCGTGGAAAGCGGCCTGGGCGAAGCGTTCGAAGCGCAAGCCAAGCTGGACGCCGTGTACGCCGCCTATGCGGAAGAGGACGCCGACTTCGACGCCCTGGCCGCCGAACAAGGCCGCCTGGAAGCCATCCTGGCCGCGGCCGACGGCGGCAACCTGAACCTGCAGCTGGAAATGGCGGCCGATGCGCTGCGCCTGCCGCCATGGGACGCCAAGATCGGCGTGCTGTCCGGCGGTGAAAAGCGCCGCGTGGCGCTGTGCCGCCTGCTGCTGTCCAAACCCGATATGCTGCTGCTCGATGAGCCGACCAACCACCTGGACGCGGAATCGGTCGAGTGGCTGGAGCAGTTCCTGCTGCGC
This region includes:
- a CDS encoding GNAT family N-acetyltransferase, giving the protein MIEWQWRDFDGIPGRDLYELLRQRQEVFVLEQQCLYPDLDGYDQGAHHLLGWREVGGKRELAAYLRCIAPGVKFPEMSLGRVLTTAAARGIGAGRLLVAEGVRQAELQHPGHRIRIGAQAHLEQFYAGFGFQAISAPYDEDGIAHIDMLR
- the rarD gene encoding EamA family transporter RarD — protein: MNTGILYAVLAFLCWGLFPLYFHALGAMPAMEILAHRMLWSLVFLLIVLLLRRQWSWLGAVLRQPKVLASFIASSLLLSANWFVYIWAVNNGHVIDASLGYFINPLFNVLLGLLVLKEKLRRGQWLAIGVAASGVLWLTWQAGQLPWIALLLGISFGGYGLLRKTAALAALEGLSFETLLLFPLAAGYVVWLTLHGANTFLNTDSSAMRWLLAAAGPITAVPLLLFAAGARRIPLSVLGMLQYISPTMQMLLGMFVFHEAFSSERLAGFIVIWSALALYMAEGWWASRRAA
- a CDS encoding FKBP-type peptidyl-prolyl cis-trans isomerase produces the protein MNSIFKQIATLACALALAACGGAKDYSEPVVLDPLTQVAELTKTEIAVGSGNPVANGDRVDVRYVTYIYNRDAVDKKGTKLDAGQLSVPLGAGNNYVPGFEMGILGMRLGGKRLVAVPSALAYGPNGRPPSVPPNTGLLFEFELVSVYPK
- a CDS encoding organic hydroperoxide resistance protein, which translates into the protein MSIKQVLYRANAKSTGGREGRSVSSDGVLDVKLTTPKELGGNGAVGSNPEQLFAAGYSACFIGAMKFVGGRDKIAVPADTSIDATVGIGAIETGFGIEVELKISLPGLDRATAEKLVQAAHIVCPYSNATRGNIDVTLTIV
- a CDS encoding potassium transporter Kup codes for the protein MTSQQHKKSSLVALTLAAVGIVYGDIGTSPLYTLKTVFDPEHGLVLNAPNLLGIVSLIFWGLTLIVSLKYVTLVLRADNRGEGGIMALMALALSSVSRHSRWHTMLLLVGVFGATLFYGDSVITPAISVLSAIEGLEVATPAFSPYVVPLTIVVLVALYAVQSHGTAGIGKWFAPVMVIWFAALAAMGIVNIVKSPAILAAVNPWHALVFMYENRFIAFVALGAVVLAFTGAEALYADMGHFGKKPIRMAWFLIAFPALALNYLGQGGLLLAHPEAISNPFYQQLGAWSVYPLVILSTMATVIASQATISGTFSMTKQAIALGLLPRMRICHTSESEIGQIYIPAVNWLQLAVVLLAVVGFGSSENLAAAYGIAVTATMLATTVLTFFVIRYRWKLPLLLCFAATGFFIVIDIMLFSASTLKLFHGGWFPLLLGGILFTTMLTWRTGRQLVFKNLEKHAIPLEDFLNSLFMAPPLRVPGTAIFLRGESDGVPHALLHNLSHNKVLHERVVFFTIHIVEEPWVPPAEQVRITPLGHDCYQLNVYYGFKDEADIPKVLEMCAEHGLQFEMMETSFFIARQTVISAPGAGMAPWREHLFVAMSRNARGAADYYQIPTNRVIELGTQVEI
- a CDS encoding crotonase/enoyl-CoA hydratase family protein; its protein translation is MTKQQRVTTTIADGLAYVRLSRPEQHNAIDFDMLHAVVKAARSLRKQPGVRAVIVHGEGPSFCSGLDFKSVLARPMRGLLHYAQLWYGWRNNFQDWSMGWRDVPVPVIAAIHGNCFGGGIQLALGADIRIATPDARLSLMEAKWGLIPDMGGVALLRELVPIDVAKELVLSGRVFSGAEAKELQLVTHLADDPLAAAEALAAELSTRSPDALAAGKFLLQRAWSKSESGALAQERRWQRRLMGFANNRIAIQNNKGSKNPQIQAFKPRSIQR